GGGTCGGTACGCGACTGGCTCACCGCGTTGAAAATCGGGACAGTGCGGCCGCTCGGATCACTCTGTCCAGCAGGAATTTTCCCTTCGACACGGACCCAGGTGTCCTCCGGGTAAGCCGCAATCTGGAGCGCCGCCGGACCGCTCAACCGGATCCGGGCCAGTCGCGCGTCGGCCGCACAACACATGATGACGACCCGGGCCAGATCGGTGCGGCCATTCTGCTTCAAGGTGAATCCGGTGACGGTGACGAGCCTGTCGTCGAGCGTGTTCGCGGAGTCCTGCGCCACCCGCACCAAGATCTCGGGCAGCGACAATGTCGGTGCACGCTCGTCGGGAAGTGGCGGAAACGCACGGCGCAGCACCTGGGGTGAGATCTCGGCGACCGACGGGCCCGCGGCCTGCGGGCTGATGGGCGGGGGAACGACGAAGGCCAACAAGGCGATCGGCACGGCGAGCAACCAGGCGACGCCGGGCCGATGGCGGTGGTCGTGCTCATGCTCGTGTCCGTCGTAATGGGCCTCGGATGAGCGGTCCCTGATGTCGCGGACGATCGCCACCAGCGCCAGCACGACCAGCAGCGCCGCCGATGCGACCAGCCACGGCAGCAGGGACGGCTTGACGTACCGGGTGTAGGCGCCGGTGACGGCGATCATCGCTGTACTGATGCCGACCAGGAGCAGGATGGCGTTCTCGGTTTCGCGGCTCATCGCAGCACCAACATGCCGACCCCGGTGGCGACCAGCGTCGCCACCGCGAATGTGGTCGGCGCGAACCGGAGCGCGAAGCCGCGGCCGAACAGGCCCGCTTGCATTGCGCACAGTTTCAGATCCACCGCCGGTCCGACGACGAGGAAGACCAACCGAGGAAGAAGCGGCAGCATCGTCAGGCTCGCGGCCACGAACGCGTCGGCCTCTGAGCACAGCGACAGCACCACAGCCAGCAGGGCCATGGTCAGGATGCCGAGTAGCACCTGGCCCGCGAGATGCTCGTACATCCACTGTGGAACGACTACG
The window above is part of the Mycolicibacterium rutilum genome. Proteins encoded here:
- a CDS encoding TIGR03943 family putative permease subunit, translating into MSRETENAILLLVGISTAMIAVTGAYTRYVKPSLLPWLVASAALLVVLALVAIVRDIRDRSSEAHYDGHEHEHDHRHRPGVAWLLAVPIALLAFVVPPPISPQAAGPSVAEISPQVLRRAFPPLPDERAPTLSLPEILVRVAQDSANTLDDRLVTVTGFTLKQNGRTDLARVVIMCCAADARLARIRLSGPAALQIAAYPEDTWVRVEGKIPAGQSDPSGRTVPIFNAVSQSRTDPPPNPYAY